A stretch of DNA from Candidatus Methylomirabilota bacterium:
CTCGACGGCCGCGGCGAGGAGCTGGCCAAGAACCTGGCCTACGGCGACCAGCGGCGGCTCGAGATCGCCCGGGCGCTCGCGAGCGAGCCCCGGCTGCTGCTCCTGGACGAGCCGACCGCCGGGATGAATCCGCGCGAGACCGACACGCTCACCGAGCTGATCGGCCTGCTCCGGGAGGAGATCGGGCTCGCCGTCCTGCTCATCGAGCACCACATGGAAGTCGTGATGGCGACCTCCGATCGCATCACGGTACTCGACTACGGCACGCGCATCGCCGAAGGCCCCCCGGCCGAGATCCGGCGCAACCCGAAGGTGATCGAGGCCTATCTGGGCAAGGGCTACGAGGAGGAGCTGGTCTCCGGATGAGCGGCACCTCGAACCTGCTGGAGCTGCAGGACATCCACGCCTACTACGGCAACATCCGCGCGCTCAAGGGCGTGTCTCTCCAGGTCACCCGCGGGGAGATCGTCACCCTGATCGGTTCCAACGGGGCCGGCAAGACCACGACCCTCCGCACCGTGCTCGGGATCGTACGCCCGCTCCGGGGCACGGTGAGCTTCGGCGGGCGCCGGATCGACCGGGTCCCCACCCACCGCATCGCCCGCCTCGGCATCGCTCAGTCCCCGGAAGGTCGTCGGATCTTCGCCCCGATGACCGTGCTGGAGAACCTCGAGCTGGGCGCCTTCGCGCGGGTGGACCACGACGGCATCGCGCGCGATCTCGAGCACGTCCTGACGCTCTTCCCCCGCCTCCGCGACCGCCTGCAGCAGAAAGGCG
This window harbors:
- a CDS encoding ATP-binding cassette domain-containing protein codes for the protein MSGTSNLLELQDIHAYYGNIRALKGVSLQVTRGEIVTLIGSNGAGKTTTLRTVLGIVRPLRGTVSFGGRRIDRVPTHRIARLGIAQSPEGRRIFAPMTVLENLELGAFARVDHDGIARDLEHVLTLFPRLRDRLQQKG